The DNA segment CCCATAGTGGTGCACTTAAGCAAGAACTTGAAAAGATCACACTTTTTACACCGCTTGGCTGTGTTAAGCAATAGGCAGCAGCAAGGGTGGTTCCCCAGGAATGACCGAGAATATGGACCACATCGAGATTTAAGGCCTGTCTTACTTGTCCTAATTCTTTCACGAATCGTTCCATACGCCAAAGTGAGGTATCTATTGGTCTGTCCGACCTTCCACATCCTAGTTGATCATATAAGATAACTGGTCTGTCCTCTGCTAGTGCTTTCAGTCCTTGAAGCGAATAGGAGGAAGATCCTGGTCCCCCGTGTAAAATAATAACTGGCGTACCTGGTGCGCTTTCATTAAATATTTGTACCCATACTTTCCCCCCAGTTACTTCAATGAATCTCTCTTCACCCATCATGATTTCCCCTTTAGATAGTTGGTTTGTTGTTTCCATTATATAGTATTATAAATAAAAATGCCTACCCCTCGCTTTGTACCGAGAGATAGGCTTGCTTTTATTATTTCATCTTCCAAATGGCTGCGATATTGGCAGCTGTTCTTTCTACGTATTCTGCTGCATGTTCGAAGGCGTCTTCAAGTAAAACAACACCAGGAACAATACTAAAAATAGCATCAATTCCATAATCATGAACAACTTGACTCTCTTTTCCGAGGTTTCCGGCAATTCCAATCACAGGTACATCATACTTTTTAGCTGTTTTTGCTACGCCAATTGGTGTCTTGCCAAAAATAGTTTGATGATCAATTTTTCCTTCACCCGTGATGACCAAATCAGCATCTCCTACCGCTTTGGAAAGAGAAGTTGCCTCAATCACGATGTCGACACCACGTTTTAATACGGACGGTAAGAAGGCTAACAATCCTCCTCCAAGCCCACCAGCGGCTCCTGCTCCTGATACTTCTTTAATATTTTTTCCAAGTTCACGTTCAATAACGGAAGCATAGTGGTCAAGATTACAATCCAATTGCTCTACCATTTCCGGTGTCGCTCCTTTTTGCGGACCAAAAATAGCAGAAGCTCCTCTTTCTCCTGTTAATGGATTATCTACATCACAGGCAACCTCAATTTTAATATTCTCTAAACGTGAATCTAATTGAGCTAAGTCGATTGAAGCTAACTTACCAAGCGCCCCACCGCCTTCTCCAATTTCCATCCCATTCTTATCGAATAATCCCACACCAAGGGCTTTAGCCATCCCTGCACCACCGTCATTAGTAGCACTTCCACCGATTCCAATAATGATATGAGTGGCACCATAATCAAGAGCAGCTGATATTAGTTCTCCTGTTCCTCTCGTTGTGGTAATTAACGGATTTCGTTTCTCTCTTGGAACGAGGTGTAACCCAGAAGCTGCCGCCATTTCAATTACTGCCGTACGTTTATTACCAAGCATTCCGAAAAACGCTTCGGCTGGTTCTCCTAGAGGGCCCGTGACAGTTTTGCGGATAATTTCTCCACCGGTTGCATCAACAAGAGATTGAACACTCCCTTCTCCACCGTCTGCCATCGGTATTTTTACATACTCTGCATTTGGAAAATGATACTTAAAGCCTTTTTCAATTGCCTCAGCTACCTCAAGAGCTGAGAGGCTTTCTTTAAATGAATCAGGTGCAATAACTATCTTCATCTCGATCCCTCTCCTGTCAATTACATTGGTTGATGTGAAAAGAGGAGTGTTTGCGCTCCTCTTTTGCACATGTATCTATCCGAAAAAGTGAAACACTCCATAAATCAAGGTTGAAATAATCGCCATGGTTAAACCAACTAGCGTTTCATAAGGAATAACTTTCAAACGTTCTTTGATTTCCATGTTTACGCTTCCGCCAGTTGCGTGGAAAAAGCTTCCGTGTGGCAGGTGATCTAATACGGTAGCACCTGCATGAATCATAGCTGCACCAGCAATAGCTGATACACCCATACCTAAAATCGTGCCACTAAACACTTGGCTCGCCACTGCTGTTCCTGCAGTAGTGGACGCAGTTGCTGCTGACATGAAAATACCTGATACTGGAGCAAGTACATAGCCTGGGAGTCCTAGTGCATTTAAACCTTCGATTAACAAGTCCTTCAAACCAGAATTAGCAATAATTCCTGCGAGTGTTCCTGTTCCAAGTAACATAATCGCAACACCTGACATTTTTCCTAAGCCAGAAACAGCATACTCATTGATTTTTCTTCCTCTACCCATGACCAATGCACCAATAATCCCTCCAATTGGTAGAGCAATCATCGGATCAATGCTGATATCAAACAGTGGTCTTAATGCTAATAAAATTATGGTTATAAGTGGAGCAACGATCGCTGGTAAAAAGAGCGGAAGTTTTCCTCCATTGTGTGTTTGAATTTCAATATCTTTAATAGCTGATCCTTTTTTCACTAGCTTTTTCGCTATAAAATAAGTAATGGTTAACCCAACAATGGCAGGGATAATACCCGCCGCCATAATGGATGTCAAGGGAACCTTAAAGGCATCCGATGCGGCGATGGCATTGGGATTTGGTGACATGAGGTTACCTGCCTTACCGCCACCAATCATAGCAAACAAGATCGCAGTTTTCGAAATGCCCGCTCTTTTCGCAATCGCAAGGGCAATAGGTGATACAGTGATAACGGCTACATCGATGAAAACTCCAACAGCTGTTAAAATCAAGGTAGCTACCGCTAGGGCAAGTAGAGCTCTTGTTTCACCTAATTTTTTGACGATTGTCTCTGCAATAACCGCAGCTGCTCCCGATTCAATTAATACACCGGCAAGAATACCAGCAGCTAAGATTCGTAGTACAGCTGGAATAATGCCTTTCGCACCTTCCATCATTAAGGTTACGGTATTAGTAATATCTACCCCACCAATTAGTCCGCCGATTAACGCTCCAGCGATCATGCCATAGGCAGGAGAAACCTTTTTCAAAATTAAAATAATAGCTATTACAAGTGCACAAATAGCTCCTAAAGCGCTTACTTGAATATTTGCATCCATTTGTAAATCCCTCCTTGGTTGTCTGTATACTCATTGTAAGCGTTTGCTACAGCGTTTTCATTGGGCAAACCATCAAAAAAAAGACCCATTTCAATCAGGTCTTTTGTTCATTTGCACAATTACTTTATCAACACTTGAATAACAGATAAGTAAATTTCGAGCAAATCCTTAATCTTTCTCGGGTCCTTCCCTGTTATTTCAGTTATCTTATCCAGCCGATATCTTAATGTATTTCGATGAATGAATAACTTTCCTGTAATATTATGTACATCCCCGTTTTCCTCAATAAACGCCAATAACGTTTCAACCAATTCCCCTTTTTTATCATTCTCTTGTAGGGTTCGATAATAATTTTGTAGTTCTTCCCCAATTCCAAGATTCTTTGCTCTTGTTAGCAGGACAGGAATTTTATAATCATCATAAAAATAAATCATTTTTACCGGATCAATACGCTCACCAACAAATGAAGTTTCAACAGCCTCACGATAGGAATCGGCAATTCCTTTTAATTCAGGATGATAGTTTCCGATACTAAGTTTACTGTGTAACCCCAGATATTTAACAGTTGCTTCAGTCCATTTCTCTAGTTCACTCCTAATCCTAACTACATTCTGGCTCGTAACTTTTTTAAGAAGAATCAAATAATCTGGATGCATGACTAATAAATCTTCCTTATCCAATCGGTCGCGTAAAGTCTTGAATACCTTCGCCCTGTCCTTAGCTGTTACAATCACAGCAAGACGCGGGATATCCAAATTGATTCCTAAGCGGCGAACTCTTTCAAAATAGAGAGAATTGAGGTTTTCTGTTCCATGCAGAAGCTGGCTAATTAATTCTTCCTTCAAGCGTTCATCCCACTGCATTTGATCGATTAAAACAGCCTGTTGCAGAATCATTTCCGCTGCCATTTTTACCAGTTCCCCGTAGTTACGAATCTCTTCAGGAGCTCCAGTAATTCCAATAACACCTACCACCTGATTATTAAAATTAATCGGAAGGTTGATTCCTGCTTTCACTCCATGTAGCCCTTTTGTATCGTGTTCCTCGATTTCAAATTCCTTTTGGTTTTCAATAACACGCAGAGCCCCTTCATGAATGGAATCAATTCGAGTTGGATCTCCTGAGCCAATAATAATCCCTTTATCATTCATGACATTAATATTTCGCTTAATAATTTTCATCGTTCGATCGACGATTTCCTGAGCCAATGCTTGATCTAAAAATTTCATGATGCTGTCCTCTCCATTTTTTACGATACCTCTATTATAACTTCAGTCTTGTAAAAGGCATATTTTTCATACCTTACTTGATAAAAATAAGATACTTTACAAATAATAAAGTGAATTCATTTATAGAAAAGTTTTGCGTGGTGGATGATCCTATTTTGGGGATCGATTTTGCTCAATCAATCGTTAGTTGGAAATTGATTTCCATGTTTTGTAGAATACAACTTCAATTTTGTAGAATAAATCAATTTTTTGTAGAATTCCACTCTTAATTTGTAGAATAATCCTCAATCTTCCTCTGAAACTTTTATAATTGGAAGGTAATTACCAAGTTTTGTAGAATTCACCCGTAATTTTGTAGAATTACTTGAAATTTTGTAGAATTCGTCCTTGTATTTGTAGAATTCCTCTTCTAGCGCACCGAAATTCCAGCTAAACTAGTCTCAAATAAAAAATGTAAAAAAAAATCCACATAACATTTTTCTGTTATTTCCGTTTACCCTGTCCGAAGTACGGGGCAAAGTATTTTTTTAATGAAAGCAATAATGGTCATTATTTAATTTTTGTTAATTGGAGAGGAGATTTATCTGATAGTTAACAAAGCTATACCAAAAAAAGCATCCCAATAAATGGGATACCTTCTTAGTTAATTTATTCAATCCCTGGAAACCAACCTGGTGAATGGATAATTGCTTGCCAGAGTGGATCAGGGATAACCAGTTCCTGCTGCTTATCTTTATCTATTTTTGTAACAATTTCGTCTTCCCTGCCATCCGCTACCTTTTGCACCCAATCAGGATCAATAATGATTTCGCGTCCTAATGCAATTAATGGCACTCCCGTTTGAATTGCTTGTATTGCATCATCCACGGTATAAATCGAGCCCACTCCAATAACAGGAACCTGATCACCAACCCGTTCTTGAATAATTTCAATTCGAGAGCGAGTATCGTCCACCCCACGTCTTGGCTTGGACCAAAAATCCTGAAGGGAAACGTGTAAATAATCAAGATCTTTTTTAGCTAATGCATCAATTAAAACCAATGTATCTGCCATCGTAATCCCAGGTGTTTCTGCCTCTTCAGGTGAGAAGCGATAGCCAATCAAAAACGGTCCGGTTGTATGTTCCGCGGCTACTCTCTTAACTTCGTCGACAACAGCGAGCGGAAACGTAAGTCGTTTCTCCAAACTTCCTCCCCATCGATCTTCACGATGATTCGAATGTGGAGAAAAAAATTGTTGAATAAGGTATCCGTTTGCTCCGTGAATTTCTACCCCATCGTACCCCGCTTCTATTGCCCGACGAGTAGTCTCACCAAAGTCATTTATAATGGATTCTACTTCCTGATCCGTTAATTCCCTTGGAACTGGTTTCCCTTCACCTTCGGAAGGAACAGCACTTGCGCTAACCACATCCCCATTCGGAACTAATTCAGGTGGCACTTGGCGGCCACCGTGAAATATTTGCAGAATCGCTTTTGCACCTTGGTCCTTAATCCCTGAAGCCAGCTGTCGAAGGCTCGGAATCAATTCATCACGGTCTCCCCCAAATTCCCCGTGAAACCCTTTCCCATTTTCTGTAACATATGTGCAAGCAGTAATAACCATACCCACACCTGCAGAACGTCTTGCATAATAATTAACTTCAGCATCTGTGACAGTCCCATCCGGGTTGGATGAGAAATTGGTCATAGGAGCCATCACGATCCTATTCTTCAACGAAACATTACTCCGAAACGTAAACGACTCAAATAATGCACTATACTTAGAATTCATGATCAATGTCCCTCCAGCTTTTAAAATCATCGATACATTCTTTCGACCACGCTATAGTTTGCCGTTTTTATTTCGTGCTCATTCTAATGAGTTATGAAACACCTGTAATTTTCCTAGCGTTTTTGCTTTTTAATATAAAAGAGAACGATGCTCACCACTAACCCAACAGCTGAGAAAAATAAAGCGATACTCGAAAAAGCGAGGACATACGCATTTAATTCTGCAATTTTCACAATCATTCCGTAGCTATTGAGTTTGAATACAGCCGCTATAACATTGATCAATAAAAGAATGAAATAAATGGTTAATAGTCCCTTTGCAGCTCCCTCAATATCCGCTTTACTTAGTGCAATATGTGAAGAAATACTAATCCCTACTATTAAAAAAATCCAGAATAGCGGATTGATTATATTTTCAAGTGTAAAGAGGTTCTTACTAATTGCTAGTATGGCTCCTGTTAAAATCCGTATAAATGTAAAATCAATTTTTTCTAAAGTAACGTGCAGTTGTATTTCCTTAACAAAGGCCTTATACGTTTCCGGTACTAAGAAGTACATAAATAAAATTAAAGAACCAATCCCACTAAAAATGGGTCCTAGGCCAATAAAGAAATTGCCAGCCTGTTGATACCAGCTGTTCCGGTTATATTGGTGCTCTACAAAACCTAGGATACCTGAAGGACTATTAAATTGCAGTAATTTAACCCTTGTGACGCGATGTCCCCAGATAAAACACTGAATTAGGTGACCAATTTCATGAATAGGAGTTCCAATCCATGCGGTAAACAAAACTCCTCTTGGGCCAAACGCTCTTATAAGAAACGAATTCGAATACCTTTCCAAAATCCCTAAAACTACTCCCACAGCCATGATGACACCGAAGAGATAAACCAACTCAACAAAACTAATTAGAAGTGTATGTATAAATGATAATAGGATATTCATGTCTATCCTTAATCCTTTCGCTGACTCTCTATCCATCCATGTTATACCATAGGAAAGAAAAACATTCACAGCTAAAACCCTTAAGATAAATATTTTAGGAAAAATAACCTTTACCTATCACCCAATAGTGCGTCGATTCCCTGATATCCAAAATATAAACCAAATACGATTAACGATGCCCCGGATACAATAGAAATAGCAATTAGACTTTTCACATTTAATAATCTTCGGAACCCTGTCGTCAGTGCTGCAACAAACACGTCCCAAAAAGTGAGCCCAAGAAATATCATACTACTATAAATTAATAATGACTCCGTCCCGTTTGTTTGAGCTGTTTTGGCCAAGACCGATCCATAAATCCCTAACCAAAACAAAATGGATAAAGGGCTAGTTATCGACATAATGAATCCAGTTAAAAAACACTTAAATAGTGAGTCCTTCTGTCTACTATACGAAAGAGATATGGTATTTGCATTCTTAATACTTTCAATCCCTGAATAAATTAAAACAAACCCTCCGAATAACCAAAGGAAGATTTGAACAACTGGAATCCCTAAAAATTGGACCATTCCTAAATAGACCAAAAGCATAAAAACTCCATCTGCAATCATGGATCCAGCACCCACAATCCATGCATGCCAAAAACCATTTTTTATCCCTTTATCCAACCGAGCAGAATTCACTGGTCCAATTGGTGCTGCTAAGGTAAATCCCAAGATAATATAGCTAATTAATATACTAGTACTCAACAATAAAGCCACCCCTACCACACGGTAATATCAACTTGTACATTTTATGTAGAAAATACAAAGTCATGTCCAAAAAGTGATAAGAACGTAAAAAACCAAATCCTTGTATATATGGATTTGGCTTTTTCCTATTGTTAGTTATAGATAAGGTATCTCTCACTTATAGCTGCAGGCGCAACCGATTACCACGGATATTCGCCTTCCTTTTGTTTATCCGTTTTCGAAAAATATGCTGGTTGATAATGAGGAACAAATTTTCGGGTATTCGCGTTAATAAACCCTGAGCCATAGGTTGGGTCTTCTGCCTGCCAGACACCATTTAGCAGGACTTCATTCCATGCGTGGTTTTCACCGTAAGACACTTTCGTTTTAATCCCTACCGCACGGTGTAGCGCAGCACTTAAATGCGCATATCCTGAACAAAGAACATTACGAGATTGATAGGCTTGCAGTGAAGTATACATAGGTGGATTGGTTGAATTAACAAGTGGTGCATTATAAGCAACATTTTTCGCTACCCAGGAAAAAATAGCTTTAGATTTCTCTACATCCGTTTTTTTGCCATTAGTTATATTTTGTGCGAGCGCGACTAGACCCGGGTCTTTGCTCTGTACCATAAAGCTTGGTAATAAATAAGGATCACCATCCGTTAAATGGTATTGAGCATAACCGAGAACCCGTTCTGGGTCATCTTCTTTGCCGTTATAATACTCATCCAAATTGATAATAACATCTCCAACTGTATAGGAAAGCGGATATTCATATTGAATCTTCCCTTTTTTAAAAGGAACCTTTATCGTTGTTTTCTTATCTGCCCGCTGTTCTTGAATATATAAAATGACCCCATCTGCCTGATTGTATTTTCCATAGGGTGTTGGTTTTCCTGAAACCACTAATTTTCCGCTCTCTACCGTTACCAGATAAGTTTGGATTTCAGTAGCCTGATATTTCCCATCAGTAGCTGTAGTTGGAACCGACGATGTTGCCGCCTGTTCATCAACGGTTTCCTGATTTGTTACCTGCGGTAAACTCGGAGCACTCTCAAGTTGTGATTCCTCTTTCAACGGAGAATCAAGGTAGTCTAAGAAATTTTTCACTTGATCATTTGAAGGAAGAAGGTCTTTTTGCCCAAGATAAAAAAAAGCATATGCCCCTAGAAAAAGAACGATGAGTTTTTTCAACGATCAAACACCTCAGCTTTCTACTAGCTATAAGTCTATTTTTCTATATATTCGAGTCGTTGGCAACTTTTTAGGAGGGCCTACGCTCAATTTGGTATAATATTTTACATAAGAAGAACGTAAAAAGAGGTGCATCATGAAGAAAACAATAGGTATGTTTGCGCATGTGGATGCAGGAAAAACCACATTGGCAGAGCAGCTTCTTTTTCATACGAAAGCGATTAGACAAAGAGGTCGTGTAGACCATAAGGATACCTTTCTCGATACACATGAAATAGAGAAACAAAGAGGCATTACCGTATTTGCAGACCAGGCTAAATTTACTTTTAATCAATCAGACTATTATCTGATAGACACTCCGGGCCATGTGGACTTTTCACCTGAAATGGAACGAGCCATTCAGGTAATGGATTATGCAGTAATCATTATTAGTGCCGTTGAGGGGATCGAGGGTCATACCGAGACAGTTTGGAGACTTTTACAAAAACATCAAGTTCCAACATTCTTCTTTATCAATAAAACAGACCGAGTAGGTGCGGATGTGCTCAGGGTCAAGGAAGAAATTCGAAACAATTTAACACTAGATGTATGTGATATAACCGAGACTCTGAACGAAAAGGAAATGAAAGAGGAATTAATTGAATTTTTAGCCGAACGAGATGAGACACTTTTGGAAAAATATATGGAAACCGGTTATCAGCCAGATATTTGGCTGGAAACAATGAGGACAATGATAAACGGAAACGAACTCTATCCGTGTGCATACGGCTCTGCATTGCAAGACATCGGTGTGGAGAGCTTTCTTAGAAAAATGGACTTATTAACCTCGACGAATTATGATCATCATTTACCCTTTGCAGGTAGAGTCTATAAGATACGCTATGATGACAAAGGTACAAGGATTACGTTTATAAAAGCTGTTAGCGGGACCCTTAAAGTTCGTGAAGAAGTGAGCTATGCTAATGCTGATGTCGTCCTTAGCGAAAAAATCACTCAGATTCGTATATACAATGGAAATAAATTTATCACCGTCGACCAGGTGTCTGCTGGTGAGATTTTCGCCGTGACAGGACTTTCATCCGCTCGTGCTGGGGATGGTTTAGGAGCATTAAAGGAAAAAGCCGTTTACGAAATGAGTTCTGCGCTAAAATCCAGGGTCATCTTTGACCCTTCAATACACGTAAAAGAGGTATTACGGTACTTCCATATTTTAGATGCAGAAAACCCCTCATTAAATGTTACGTGGGAGGAACGATCACAGGAAATTCACATTCGGGTCATGGGTACAATCCAGCTAGAGGTGTTAAAGCAATTAGTTAAGGAACGGTTTCACTTGGATGTCCAATTTGGGGAACCAGAAATATTATACAAAGAAACGGTTGAGTCTGTAGTTTGTGGGTATGGACATTTTGAACCGTTGGGCCATTATGCAGAGGTTCACCTTAAAATAGAGCCCGCAGATAGAAATAGCGGTATTTCTTTTGAGATTGTGTGCCATACGGATGATTTACCCGTTGGAACCCAAAACCTTATACGGCATCACCTTTATGAGCGGGATCACCATGGATTGTTAACGGGTTCTCCTCTTACGGATGTGAAAATCACTCTTTTGACAGGGCGGGCCCACAATAAGCATACCTCTGGTGGCGACTTTAGAGAGGCTGCCTACCGCGCTTTACGACAAGGTTTGGAAAAAGCTGCAAATGTGCTGTTGGAACCTTTCTATGCTTTTAAAATGAAACTAGAATTAGATCAACTAGGTAAGATTTTAACTGATATACAAAATGCACATGGTACCTTTGATGTCCCTCTTACAGAAGGGAACAAGGCTATTCTAACTGGTAAAGTTCCTGTTGCTACATTTATGAACTATGGCCCGGAATTTGCTTCGATTACACAAGGAAAAGGCACATTGAACCTAGTGTTTGGCGGTTATTACCCTTGTCACAATCCCAACCAGGTAATGGAGAGAATTAACTACAACAAGGACGCAGACCCAGACTATTCTTCGTCATCCATTTTTTGCTCAAAGGGACAAGGCTATTCTGTACCTTGGGATCAAGCGGAAGCGGAAATGCATTGTTTGTAGGAACAGCTGGCCTACTGGGTAAGCAATTAAATAAGGAGCGAATCTATTCGCTCCCCTTACATTGTTCTCTCCTTGCCGGAGTTCCCCTTTATGGCATGAACCACAAATGTTCCTAAAAACACAATAATTAAAATAGAAAAGAAAACAAATTCATCTAAATGATAGCCAAATGCAGAGGTAATCATTTTTATGGCGATAATAGCAATTAACACGAAAGCAGTAGTCTCAAATTCTGGTATCCTCTCAATTAAAGCAAGGAATAAATTGGCCACTCCGCGCATCAGTAAGATTCCTAATACTCCCCCAAGAAATAATACCCATTCCTGATTGGAAACACCGAATGCAGCGATGATACTATCCAAACTAAACGCAATATCCATTAACTCAACAGTTATCACGGTTTTCCAAAAACTCATTTTCTTATTTTGAACCTCGTCTTCTTCATCCTTCTTCATAAAGTTTTGAAACACAATCCAAAGTAGATAATGACCACCTACAATTTTGATCCACCCCACATTAATTAAGGTCACTCCAAGACCAATCGCTATGATTCTAAACAGATACGCACCGAAGATCCCATAGAAAAGAGCTTTCTTACGCTGCTTTTTTGGCAAATGCTTCACCAATACTGCAAGAACAAGCGCATTATCGGCGGATAATAACCCCTCAAGAATAACAAGAGAACCAATTACTCCCCAACTAGCGGGATTTGAAAAAACTTCTCGTAATTCATCTAATGAAAAGAATGTACTATAGCTATTCAGCAGTTCTAGTAGGAATTCCATTTTTTCTCCCTTTCATTCAATTTAGTAAATTGCAAAAGAAAGAAGGCTTGTCCCCATCACTTTCACTTCTTGCCTTCCACTATAAATGTATGTCTAGGAGATAGAGAAATGAACCAAAACTCATCTTAGCAAAAACAAATTTTAAAAAAGAAAGGAGTTTTCACTCTGGAAAAAGAACTATTATTTAGTTGATAATAGATTTTTAAAAGGATGTATTTTATGAAAACTTCTCCCACTCATATTAATTACCGCGACTTAATTCCAAGGCAAAAAGGGTTTGTCTTTAAGTTTGAAAAAAAAGAAGAACATTTTATCCATACATTTAGTGAGGGTGACTTTCTTACTACATTAGGAATTGACTCAACTTGGATTAAAGGAAAAACACTCTTTGATTTTTTACCAAAGGAAATTGCGAAACAGAAGAATGAATTTTATGAACAAGCGTGGAGAGGAACTCCAGTTAATTATGAAGGCCAAATGAATGGCTACTACTATATTGCCTCATTAAATCCGATGGTCGTTAACGGTCAAACAGTTGAAGTTAACGGAACAGCCATCGATATTACAACCGAAAAGGAAAACGAAATCAAGCTGAGGCAAATGGAGAAATTATCGCTCGTTGGTGAATTAGCAGCAGGAATTGCTCATGAAATCCGGAATCCCTTAACCTCAATAACAGGTTTTACACAGATTATTAATGAAAGTATTCAAGATCCTTCCTTAAAAGGTTACCTTGAAATTATGCTTGATGAATTGGAACGAATTAATAATATTGTTAGTGAGTTTATGTTTATAGCAAAACCAGCTGAAGGATTTATCTGTAAAGAGATTAATATTGGTACCTTAATCTCAAGTGTACTATTCTTCATGAAACCACAATTTAATATGAATAGCGTTAATATTACACTGGACTTTGACTCCTCCATTACTGCTTTTTGTGATCCGAATCAAATCAAACAGGTTTTAATCAACCTCCTACAAAATGCGGTTGAAGCAACATCTACTAATAAAAATATCGAAATATCGCTAAAAAACGAGAGTGAGAATTATTTTTCTATAAAAATAAGAGATTATGGCTCCGGCATTTCAAAAGAACGGCAGAAACGCTTATTCGAACCCTTCTATACGACGAAGGAAAAAGGAACAGGCTTAGGATTAATGGTATGTAAGCGAATCATAGAAAACCACCATGGAACAATCTACATCAAAACCCAACAAGGTGAAGGAACAGTGGTGACTATTTTACTTCCTAAAAAAATGAACAATTAAAAAAGGGCCATGGTTGGCCCTTTCTTATATTCTGAAGTTATGAAACAGCTTTGCGTCTTAAAATACGCTTCTGTCCATTGGTGTTCCAATAGGCCATTGTTGTTGCAGCTAGAAGTAAAACAGCTGTCACGATAAAGACAATTTGGATTGGAAAAATTCCGCCGATGAATCCTCCAAGGATTGGTCCTACCATTCCACCTATCTGGTTGGCTGTTTGGCTTAACCCAAACGCTCTTCCTCGGAAATCACTTTCTGTCGATGTAACAACCAGACCATTTAATGCCGGGTACACTGCGCAGAAAAATACGCCAAAAGCAAACCGAATAATGGAAAATCCCCAAATTTGGCTGAATATAATATGCGCCAGCATC comes from the Neobacillus sp. PS2-9 genome and includes:
- a CDS encoding glycerate kinase, encoding MKIVIAPDSFKESLSALEVAEAIEKGFKYHFPNAEYVKIPMADGGEGSVQSLVDATGGEIIRKTVTGPLGEPAEAFFGMLGNKRTAVIEMAAASGLHLVPREKRNPLITTTRGTGELISAALDYGATHIIIGIGGSATNDGGAGMAKALGVGLFDKNGMEIGEGGGALGKLASIDLAQLDSRLENIKIEVACDVDNPLTGERGASAIFGPQKGATPEMVEQLDCNLDHYASVIERELGKNIKEVSGAGAAGGLGGGLLAFLPSVLKRGVDIVIEATSLSKAVGDADLVITGEGKIDHQTIFGKTPIGVAKTAKKYDVPVIGIAGNLGKESQVVHDYGIDAIFSIVPGVVLLEDAFEHAAEYVERTAANIAAIWKMK
- a CDS encoding SLC13 family permease, translated to MDANIQVSALGAICALVIAIILILKKVSPAYGMIAGALIGGLIGGVDITNTVTLMMEGAKGIIPAVLRILAAGILAGVLIESGAAAVIAETIVKKLGETRALLALAVATLILTAVGVFIDVAVITVSPIALAIAKRAGISKTAILFAMIGGGKAGNLMSPNPNAIAASDAFKVPLTSIMAAGIIPAIVGLTITYFIAKKLVKKGSAIKDIEIQTHNGGKLPLFLPAIVAPLITIILLALRPLFDISIDPMIALPIGGIIGALVMGRGRKINEYAVSGLGKMSGVAIMLLGTGTLAGIIANSGLKDLLIEGLNALGLPGYVLAPVSGIFMSAATASTTAGTAVASQVFSGTILGMGVSAIAGAAMIHAGATVLDHLPHGSFFHATGGSVNMEIKERLKVIPYETLVGLTMAIISTLIYGVFHFFG
- a CDS encoding sugar diacid recognition domain-containing protein codes for the protein MKFLDQALAQEIVDRTMKIIKRNINVMNDKGIIIGSGDPTRIDSIHEGALRVIENQKEFEIEEHDTKGLHGVKAGINLPINFNNQVVGVIGITGAPEEIRNYGELVKMAAEMILQQAVLIDQMQWDERLKEELISQLLHGTENLNSLYFERVRRLGINLDIPRLAVIVTAKDRAKVFKTLRDRLDKEDLLVMHPDYLILLKKVTSQNVVRIRSELEKWTEATVKYLGLHSKLSIGNYHPELKGIADSYREAVETSFVGERIDPVKMIYFYDDYKIPVLLTRAKNLGIGEELQNYYRTLQENDKKGELVETLLAFIEENGDVHNITGKLFIHRNTLRYRLDKITEITGKDPRKIKDLLEIYLSVIQVLIK
- a CDS encoding NADH-dependent flavin oxidoreductase; protein product: MNSKYSALFESFTFRSNVSLKNRIVMAPMTNFSSNPDGTVTDAEVNYYARRSAGVGMVITACTYVTENGKGFHGEFGGDRDELIPSLRQLASGIKDQGAKAILQIFHGGRQVPPELVPNGDVVSASAVPSEGEGKPVPRELTDQEVESIINDFGETTRRAIEAGYDGVEIHGANGYLIQQFFSPHSNHREDRWGGSLEKRLTFPLAVVDEVKRVAAEHTTGPFLIGYRFSPEEAETPGITMADTLVLIDALAKKDLDYLHVSLQDFWSKPRRGVDDTRSRIEIIQERVGDQVPVIGVGSIYTVDDAIQAIQTGVPLIALGREIIIDPDWVQKVADGREDEIVTKIDKDKQQELVIPDPLWQAIIHSPGWFPGIE
- a CDS encoding LysE family transporter; translation: MSTSILISYIILGFTLAAPIGPVNSARLDKGIKNGFWHAWIVGAGSMIADGVFMLLVYLGMVQFLGIPVVQIFLWLFGGFVLIYSGIESIKNANTISLSYSRQKDSLFKCFLTGFIMSITSPLSILFWLGIYGSVLAKTAQTNGTESLLIYSSMIFLGLTFWDVFVAALTTGFRRLLNVKSLIAISIVSGASLIVFGLYFGYQGIDALLGDR
- a CDS encoding transglutaminase domain-containing protein, which gives rise to MKKLIVLFLGAYAFFYLGQKDLLPSNDQVKNFLDYLDSPLKEESQLESAPSLPQVTNQETVDEQAATSSVPTTATDGKYQATEIQTYLVTVESGKLVVSGKPTPYGKYNQADGVILYIQEQRADKKTTIKVPFKKGKIQYEYPLSYTVGDVIINLDEYYNGKEDDPERVLGYAQYHLTDGDPYLLPSFMVQSKDPGLVALAQNITNGKKTDVEKSKAIFSWVAKNVAYNAPLVNSTNPPMYTSLQAYQSRNVLCSGYAHLSAALHRAVGIKTKVSYGENHAWNEVLLNGVWQAEDPTYGSGFINANTRKFVPHYQPAYFSKTDKQKEGEYPW